A single window of Nocardia sp. NBC_01327 DNA harbors:
- a CDS encoding 1-aminocyclopropane-1-carboxylate deaminase/D-cysteine desulfhydrase — protein MTPHLHQLFPDLAGAVPHIALGASPTPVRRLSALDTTGAELWVKDDSVFGSGGWGGNKVRKLEWLLPDALRLGRRTIVTVGGLGTNWGLATALYGREHGLKTVLALVDQPVDDHVRSQLERLRASGAELHFTHTKARTILAAPVILARNFSGRRPPYLLPAGGSSPVGALGYVEAALELAAQIRAGELPEPSHIVTAVGSGGTVAGLSLGMRLAGLPTRVVGVVVNDTLRLDEPSLTRLADRTARLLRDRGGKLPENVSPTGNLDIVTDWIGPGYGHPTPEATTAQTLSAELEHLNLEPVYTAKAMAAVLDMSAHGRFGRGPIVFLNTNGPR, from the coding sequence GTGACGCCCCACCTCCATCAGCTGTTCCCGGACCTGGCCGGCGCCGTCCCGCATATCGCGCTGGGGGCGAGTCCGACACCCGTGCGGCGGCTGTCCGCACTCGATACCACCGGCGCGGAGCTATGGGTCAAGGACGACAGCGTCTTCGGGTCGGGCGGTTGGGGCGGCAACAAGGTGCGCAAACTGGAGTGGTTGCTGCCCGATGCCCTGCGGCTCGGGCGCCGCACCATCGTGACCGTGGGCGGGCTGGGCACCAACTGGGGGTTGGCCACCGCACTGTACGGGCGCGAGCACGGGCTGAAAACCGTTCTGGCACTGGTCGATCAACCGGTCGACGATCATGTGCGCAGCCAGTTGGAACGCCTGCGCGCCTCCGGGGCGGAACTGCATTTCACACACACCAAGGCCCGCACGATTCTCGCGGCGCCAGTCATTCTGGCCCGCAACTTCTCCGGGCGGCGGCCGCCGTATCTGCTTCCCGCGGGCGGATCCTCACCGGTCGGGGCGCTCGGCTATGTCGAGGCCGCACTGGAGCTGGCCGCGCAGATCCGGGCAGGTGAGCTGCCCGAGCCCTCACATATCGTGACCGCCGTGGGCTCCGGCGGCACGGTGGCCGGGCTGTCGCTGGGCATGCGGCTGGCGGGTCTGCCGACACGGGTGGTCGGTGTCGTGGTGAACGACACCCTGCGCCTGGACGAGCCGTCGCTGACCCGCCTGGCCGATCGCACCGCGCGCCTGCTGCGCGACCGGGGCGGCAAGCTGCCCGAGAACGTCTCCCCCACCGGCAATCTCGATATCGTGACCGACTGGATCGGCCCCGGCTACGGCCACCCGACCCCGGAAGCCACTACCGCCCAGACTCTTTCGGCGGAATTGGAGCATCTGAATCTGGAGCCGGTCTACACCGCCAAGGCCATGGCGGCCGTACTGGATATGAGCGCGCACGGCCGGTTCGGGCGCGGCCCGATCGTGTTCCTCAATACCAACGGTCCACGCTGA
- a CDS encoding 3-oxo-5-alpha-steroid 4-dehydrogenase has translation MNWYTGNTVYDTVLTIAFAFAAFVLVGGLFGQSPYGRFATAKLGLNLNPKLGWWLMEIPATVVFAVAYLTGPHRFEPTSLVLAGIWILHYANRGWFFPLSIRQVPGKTSSFNVSVLGMGMLVTCMHGYLNGALFSHDYLGQYGTGWLTDPRFLIGLVVYLCGFGLLVSSEWIVRNLRDKNNPGATEYRIPFGLGFRFVTSPTYLGELLAWAGFALLTWALPGVVIFLITFGNLVPRAFATHKWYREKFSDYPAERKALLPFVI, from the coding sequence ATGAACTGGTATACCGGTAACACCGTCTACGACACCGTGCTCACGATCGCGTTCGCATTCGCCGCGTTCGTGCTGGTGGGCGGGCTGTTCGGGCAGAGCCCCTACGGCCGATTCGCCACCGCCAAGCTCGGCCTGAACCTGAACCCGAAACTCGGGTGGTGGCTCATGGAGATTCCGGCCACCGTGGTGTTCGCGGTCGCGTACCTGACCGGACCGCACCGGTTCGAGCCCACCTCACTGGTGCTGGCGGGCATCTGGATCCTGCACTATGCCAATCGCGGCTGGTTCTTCCCGCTCTCCATCCGCCAGGTGCCCGGCAAGACAAGCAGTTTCAATGTCTCGGTGCTCGGCATGGGCATGCTGGTGACCTGTATGCACGGGTACCTCAACGGCGCGCTGTTCAGCCACGACTACCTGGGGCAGTACGGCACCGGCTGGCTGACCGATCCGCGCTTCCTCATCGGCCTGGTGGTGTACCTGTGCGGTTTCGGGCTGCTGGTCAGCTCCGAGTGGATCGTTCGCAATCTGCGGGACAAGAACAATCCGGGCGCAACGGAATACAGGATCCCGTTCGGCCTGGGCTTCCGATTCGTCACCAGCCCCACCTATCTCGGTGAGCTGCTGGCCTGGGCGGGCTTCGCGCTGCTGACCTGGGCGCTGCCGGGTGTGGTCATCTTCCTGATCACCTTCGGCAATCTGGTGCCGCGCGCGTTCGCCACGCACAAGTGGTACCGGGAGAAGTTCAGTGATTATCCGGCGGAGCGAAAAGCGCTGCTGCCCTTCGTGATCTAG
- a CDS encoding TY-Chap domain-containing protein produces MGAEGWDVLLKWMPFFLEEDEEAADRFGLDWNPRFMQARDENTGRHAHFAQQGSEIEVLITVPDDPADAERLRTALRAQPEGTWDPCPLPLESDSATPDPQWRAVQRVQEQPELAREWAAGWRRGAPLDQRRQIAESVVAVLDRGLAMTPDRLRFSAWSLDAPDTVGAYGLPAERPSERTAATLCGDWADFEIRLAWALTTLPWDGVINLSTPHPGPDPCFVQFLHGRQLFNEASGWDVAGLGAGEFDRRMRDLGWSFAPHSVPGGAALIWEGPQARAGHNPRLLGAPRRTVTTFREVFAVQHPQDLVFRAFRNGRRRDPELRYLDAELGVPRDVR; encoded by the coding sequence ATGGGTGCAGAGGGCTGGGATGTACTGCTGAAGTGGATGCCGTTCTTCCTGGAGGAGGACGAGGAGGCGGCCGATCGATTCGGCCTGGACTGGAATCCGCGTTTCATGCAGGCACGCGACGAAAACACCGGGCGCCATGCGCATTTCGCACAGCAGGGCAGCGAGATCGAGGTGCTGATCACCGTCCCCGACGATCCCGCCGATGCCGAGCGATTACGCACCGCACTGCGGGCGCAGCCGGAGGGCACCTGGGATCCGTGCCCGCTGCCGCTCGAATCCGACAGCGCCACACCGGATCCGCAGTGGCGGGCGGTGCAGCGGGTCCAGGAGCAACCGGAACTGGCGCGCGAATGGGCCGCCGGCTGGCGGCGCGGGGCGCCCCTGGACCAGCGCAGGCAGATCGCGGAATCGGTGGTGGCGGTGCTGGATCGGGGTCTGGCCATGACACCGGATCGGCTGCGCTTCAGCGCCTGGAGTCTGGACGCGCCCGATACCGTCGGCGCCTACGGACTGCCCGCCGAACGGCCCAGTGAGCGCACTGCGGCCACCCTGTGCGGCGACTGGGCCGATTTCGAGATCCGGCTGGCCTGGGCGCTGACCACGCTGCCGTGGGACGGCGTGATCAATCTCAGCACCCCGCATCCCGGACCCGATCCGTGCTTCGTGCAATTCCTGCACGGGCGGCAGCTGTTCAACGAGGCCAGCGGATGGGATGTCGCCGGGCTCGGGGCGGGCGAATTCGACCGGCGCATGCGGGATCTGGGCTGGAGCTTCGCACCGCACAGTGTGCCCGGCGGCGCGGCGCTCATCTGGGAGGGTCCGCAGGCGAGGGCCGGGCACAATCCGCGACTGCTCGGTGCGCCGCGGCGCACGGTGACCACCTTCCGGGAGGTGTTCGCGGTGCAGCACCCGCAGGATCTGGTGTTCCGGGCCTTCCGCAACGGCCGGCGGCGCGATCCCGAATTGCGTTATCTCGATGCGGAACTCGGGGTGCCGCGCGACGTGCGCTGA
- a CDS encoding cytochrome P450 yields the protein MVPRKAVLNHRIQGRAAGVLERYPSAPRALATPPPGSGLKPVMGDYGAPGIGHIVSMLADPLTFSRRRMRRYGPVQWTGGFGRRIVGVSSPEAVEELVLDRKHVFSAQQGYEFLIGPFFRGGILLRDFDEHSYHRRILQQAFTRPRLIGYLDLTTPRIVRAVDGWRPGRDFPLYDHVKQLLLEQATVVFAGAELGPEGTRLAHAFEDAVRGGQAAIRTNMPGGVWNRGLRGRQTLEEYFRREVPAKRAGDGDDLFSVLCRATTEDGESFSDADIVDHMIFTMMAAHDTSTNAISMLAYELARHPQWQDRLREESRALGKSTLDYGDADRLTGLDMAFRETLRMYAPVGQIVRQAISDTEICGYFIPAGTLIIAGAFTMMRAEQNWHDPDVFDPERFDPQRAEDKSHRYAWPPFGGGAHKCIGRYFGGMTVKAVLHRMLLEYRWSVPAGYEVPLVAGTGPKPADGLPIHLQRL from the coding sequence ATGGTGCCTCGTAAAGCCGTGCTGAACCATCGAATTCAAGGTCGCGCCGCCGGGGTGCTGGAGCGCTACCCGTCCGCGCCCCGGGCACTGGCCACCCCGCCGCCCGGCAGCGGGCTCAAACCTGTCATGGGTGATTACGGTGCGCCGGGCATCGGCCACATCGTGAGCATGCTGGCCGATCCGCTCACGTTCTCGCGCCGGCGGATGCGCCGCTACGGCCCGGTGCAGTGGACGGGCGGTTTCGGCCGCCGCATCGTCGGGGTGAGCAGTCCGGAGGCCGTCGAGGAACTGGTGCTCGATCGCAAACATGTGTTCTCGGCGCAGCAGGGCTACGAATTCCTCATCGGCCCGTTCTTCCGGGGCGGAATCCTGTTGCGCGACTTCGACGAGCACAGCTACCACCGTCGTATTCTGCAGCAGGCCTTCACCCGCCCGCGCCTGATCGGCTATCTCGACCTCACCACGCCCCGCATCGTCCGCGCCGTCGACGGCTGGCGGCCCGGCCGCGATTTTCCGCTCTACGACCACGTCAAACAGCTGCTCCTGGAGCAGGCCACGGTGGTGTTCGCGGGCGCCGAACTGGGTCCGGAGGGCACCCGGCTGGCGCACGCCTTCGAGGATGCCGTGCGCGGCGGACAGGCCGCCATTCGCACCAATATGCCCGGGGGAGTGTGGAATCGGGGACTGCGCGGGCGGCAGACGCTGGAGGAGTACTTCCGCCGGGAAGTGCCCGCCAAGCGCGCCGGCGACGGGGACGATCTGTTCAGCGTGCTCTGCCGCGCCACCACCGAGGACGGCGAATCCTTCAGCGACGCGGACATTGTCGACCACATGATCTTCACCATGATGGCCGCGCACGACACCAGCACCAATGCCATCTCCATGCTGGCCTACGAGCTGGCCCGGCACCCGCAGTGGCAGGACCGCCTGCGCGAAGAGTCCCGTGCGCTGGGCAAATCCACGCTCGACTACGGTGATGCGGACCGTCTCACCGGCTTGGACATGGCCTTCCGGGAGACGCTGCGGATGTACGCGCCGGTCGGCCAGATCGTGCGGCAGGCCATCAGCGATACCGAGATCTGCGGGTACTTCATCCCCGCCGGGACCCTGATCATCGCCGGGGCGTTCACCATGATGCGCGCCGAGCAGAACTGGCACGATCCCGACGTCTTCGATCCGGAGCGCTTCGATCCGCAACGCGCGGAAGACAAATCGCATCGCTACGCCTGGCCGCCGTTCGGCGGCGGTGCGCACAAGTGCATCGGCCGGTACTTCGGCGGTATGACGGTGAAGGCCGTCCTGCACCGCATGCTGCTCGAGTATCGCTGGAGCGTGCCCGCCGGCTACGAGGTGCCGCTGGTCGCCGGTACCGGTCCCAAACCCGCGGACGGGCTTCCCATCCACCTGCAGCGACTCTGA
- a CDS encoding TetR/AcrR family transcriptional regulator, producing the protein MTRAFSGTYRGTSTDERREQRRRRLLEAALDIVGTQGLAALTVRGVCEQARVGPRFFYESFPDLDALAGALLDEVQQAALEQAQLTMAETPGEPEDKIRAGVAALIIAMTDDPRRANIAFAQAYGSEALMRRRFAGMRKVAETIIEQTRMLLDIPEGQDTALTALAQLITGGAAELILVWLDGGLQVERPVLIEIVADYVVAMVDRLPGTAAKLR; encoded by the coding sequence GTGACGCGCGCCTTCAGCGGGACCTATCGCGGAACCTCCACCGATGAACGACGCGAACAGCGACGGCGGCGGCTCCTCGAAGCCGCACTCGACATTGTGGGGACCCAGGGCCTGGCCGCACTGACCGTGCGCGGGGTGTGTGAACAGGCCCGGGTCGGGCCGCGCTTCTTCTACGAATCGTTCCCGGATCTCGATGCGCTCGCCGGCGCCCTCCTCGACGAGGTGCAGCAGGCGGCGCTGGAGCAGGCCCAGCTCACCATGGCCGAGACGCCCGGCGAACCCGAGGACAAGATTCGGGCCGGGGTGGCCGCGCTGATCATCGCCATGACCGATGATCCGCGGCGCGCGAATATCGCCTTCGCACAGGCCTACGGCAGCGAGGCCCTCATGCGGCGGCGATTCGCGGGCATGCGGAAGGTCGCCGAGACGATCATCGAGCAGACCCGCATGCTGCTGGACATCCCCGAGGGGCAGGACACCGCGCTCACCGCGCTGGCGCAGCTCATCACCGGCGGCGCCGCGGAGTTGATTCTGGTGTGGCTCGACGGCGGGCTGCAGGTGGAGCGGCCGGTGCTCATCGAGATCGTGGCCGACTATGTGGTGGCTATGGTGGATCGGCTGCCGGGGACAGCCGCGAAGTTGCGCTGA
- a CDS encoding NAD-dependent protein deacetylase, with translation MSDSSMDRLLELLAGRRVAVLTGAGLSTDSGIPDYRGPNTPPRTPMTYQQFVGDPVFRQRYWARNHVGWRYMDAARPNAGHRALARLERGGVVSGLITQNVDLLHTKAGQRAVIDLHGVYARVRCLTCAGLTSRMTLAERLEAANPGFAEASTLSGLEVAPDADAVVTETESFRMVDCDRCGGMLKPDIVYFGETVPKDRVDKAFEMVESAEALLVAGSSLTVMSGLRFARRAAKSGRDVVIVNRGATRGDELATLTVDASCSTVLTGLADALAPLAASGGQPARG, from the coding sequence ATGTCGGATTCCTCCATGGATCGGCTGCTGGAACTGCTCGCCGGCCGCCGCGTAGCGGTGCTGACGGGCGCGGGCCTCTCCACCGACAGCGGTATCCCGGATTACCGCGGCCCGAACACACCGCCGCGCACTCCCATGACCTATCAGCAGTTCGTCGGCGATCCGGTGTTCCGGCAGCGCTATTGGGCCCGCAATCACGTCGGCTGGCGGTATATGGATGCGGCACGGCCGAACGCCGGGCACCGGGCGCTGGCCAGGCTCGAACGCGGCGGCGTGGTCAGCGGGCTGATCACCCAGAACGTGGACCTGCTGCACACCAAGGCCGGACAGCGCGCGGTCATCGATCTGCACGGGGTCTACGCCCGCGTGCGATGCCTGACGTGCGCCGGACTCACCTCTCGCATGACCCTGGCCGAACGCCTCGAGGCAGCGAATCCAGGATTCGCGGAGGCGTCCACCCTCAGCGGCCTGGAGGTCGCGCCCGATGCCGATGCGGTGGTCACCGAAACCGAGAGCTTCCGCATGGTGGACTGCGACCGCTGCGGCGGCATGCTGAAGCCGGACATCGTCTACTTCGGAGAGACCGTCCCGAAGGATCGGGTGGACAAGGCGTTCGAGATGGTCGAATCGGCCGAAGCGCTCCTGGTGGCCGGGTCGTCGCTGACCGTCATGTCGGGCCTGCGATTCGCCCGGCGGGCCGCGAAATCCGGGCGCGATGTCGTGATCGTGAACCGGGGCGCGACTCGGGGCGATGAACTGGCGACCCTCACCGTCGACGCCAGTTGCTCGACGGTGCTCACCGGGTTGGCCGATGCGCTTGCGCCGCTGGCCGCCAGTGGTGGGCAACCGGCCCGAGGGTGA
- a CDS encoding sensor domain-containing diguanylate cyclase, producing MGAAHELAVRWAAMLDGAVAPTLNRTQVEELLDPYAAGLIEAVRGTGVTTVAAEAAEALVAANYRDPLAVHRSVLVLCKDLVDAVCPDSESREFLPVRDRAIEVAAEFAAAFTAGLRNAALAEQESTMAAVLTAAREAEARRQLSEARFQAIFAGASVGIGTIDITTGQVVDVNNAMAEVLGVPAESMPGRSVADILGPMNIGDAFARFQQLFSGEVDSFRVESVHTRPNGTITIIDLSMSVVRDSDGNPRFLIGVTVDVTERKQLADQLWYDAHHDSLTGLPNRLLFFDRLTAADGQVGVCYLDLDGFKEINDRRGHTAGDRVLCDVAQRLRAVLPENAVAARLGGDEFIVLVEHCSGREELTAVADAILGALRQPFDVAGLSVTVGASIGTALVDTHSTAIDELMHAVDTAMYRDKAARSRRAAALFAPPDNH from the coding sequence GTGGGTGCGGCACACGAACTGGCGGTGCGATGGGCGGCGATGCTCGACGGCGCCGTCGCGCCCACACTCAACCGCACCCAGGTCGAGGAACTGCTGGATCCCTATGCCGCCGGACTGATCGAGGCGGTGCGCGGCACCGGCGTGACCACGGTCGCTGCCGAGGCGGCCGAGGCGCTGGTCGCGGCGAATTACCGGGACCCGCTCGCCGTCCACCGCTCGGTGCTGGTGCTCTGCAAGGACCTCGTCGACGCCGTCTGCCCCGATTCCGAGAGCCGGGAGTTCCTCCCGGTCCGTGACCGCGCCATCGAGGTGGCCGCCGAATTCGCCGCCGCGTTCACCGCGGGCCTGCGCAATGCCGCACTGGCCGAGCAGGAGAGCACCATGGCCGCCGTCCTGACCGCGGCCCGGGAGGCCGAGGCGCGGCGGCAACTGTCGGAGGCGCGGTTCCAGGCCATCTTCGCGGGCGCGTCGGTGGGCATCGGCACCATCGATATCACCACCGGCCAGGTCGTCGATGTGAACAATGCGATGGCCGAAGTGCTCGGCGTCCCAGCCGAATCCATGCCGGGACGCTCGGTGGCCGACATTCTCGGGCCGATGAATATCGGCGATGCCTTCGCCCGCTTCCAGCAGCTGTTCTCCGGTGAGGTGGACAGCTTCCGCGTCGAATCGGTGCACACCCGGCCGAACGGCACCATCACCATCATCGACCTGTCCATGTCCGTGGTGCGCGACAGCGACGGCAATCCGCGCTTCCTCATCGGGGTCACCGTCGATGTCACCGAGCGCAAACAGCTCGCCGATCAGCTCTGGTACGACGCGCACCACGATTCGCTCACCGGACTGCCCAACCGGCTGCTGTTCTTCGACCGGCTCACCGCGGCGGACGGTCAGGTCGGCGTCTGCTATCTGGATCTGGACGGGTTCAAGGAGATCAACGACCGCCGCGGCCACACCGCCGGGGACCGGGTGCTCTGCGATGTGGCGCAGCGGCTGCGCGCCGTCCTGCCGGAGAACGCCGTCGCCGCGCGGCTGGGCGGTGACGAATTCATCGTCCTGGTCGAACACTGCTCGGGCCGAGAGGAATTGACGGCCGTGGCCGACGCCATCCTCGGGGCGCTGCGACAGCCGTTCGATGTCGCGGGCCTGTCGGTGACGGTCGGCGCGAGCATCGGCACCGCGCTGGTGGATACCCATTCGACCGCCATCGACGAGCTCATGCATGCCGTGGACACCGCCATGTACCGCGATAAGGCCGCTAGATCACGAAGGGCAGCAGCGCTTTTCGCTCCGCCGGATAATCACTGA
- a CDS encoding SAM-dependent methyltransferase, producing the protein MERPAWAPEGVDMAQASPARMYDALLGGSHNFDIDRRAAEMGKALVPDLPRLALSNRAFLRRSVRFLVDSGIRQFLDIGSGIPTAGNVHEIAQEIDPDCRVLYADIDPVAVAHARAILQGNDHAAAIEADLRKPVDLLAAARESGMIDFEQPVGVLLFAVLHLLGDDDRPADTVATVRAAVPAGSYVALSHLSSASRPEDAAKLGANAAGKSNVGIHFRSREAITEFFEGWELVEPGVVELPVWRPESERDQHEAPGRSLGLAGVGRKG; encoded by the coding sequence ATGGAAAGACCGGCATGGGCCCCGGAGGGCGTGGACATGGCGCAGGCGAGCCCGGCTCGCATGTACGACGCGCTGCTGGGTGGCTCACACAATTTCGATATCGATCGGCGCGCCGCCGAAATGGGCAAGGCGCTCGTACCGGATCTGCCGCGGCTGGCCCTGAGCAATCGCGCATTCCTGCGCCGCTCGGTGCGCTTCCTGGTGGATTCGGGGATCCGGCAGTTCCTGGATATCGGTTCCGGCATTCCGACCGCGGGCAATGTGCACGAGATCGCGCAGGAGATCGATCCGGACTGCCGGGTGCTGTACGCCGATATCGATCCGGTGGCCGTCGCGCACGCGCGGGCCATTCTGCAGGGCAATGACCACGCCGCCGCCATCGAGGCCGATCTGCGCAAGCCGGTCGATCTGCTCGCCGCGGCCCGCGAGAGCGGCATGATCGATTTCGAGCAGCCGGTCGGCGTCCTGCTGTTCGCCGTCCTGCACCTGCTCGGCGATGACGACCGTCCGGCCGATACCGTCGCCACGGTGCGCGCCGCGGTGCCCGCGGGCAGTTACGTCGCCCTCTCGCATCTGTCCTCGGCCTCGCGGCCCGAGGATGCGGCCAAACTCGGCGCGAACGCGGCCGGGAAGAGCAATGTCGGCATCCACTTCCGCTCACGCGAGGCGATCACCGAATTCTTCGAGGGCTGGGAGCTGGTGGAGCCCGGTGTGGTCGAGTTGCCGGTGTGGCGGCCCGAATCCGAACGCGATCAGCACGAAGCACCCGGCCGCTCACTCGGTTTGGCCGGTGTGGGGCGCAAAGGCTGA
- a CDS encoding TetR/AcrR family transcriptional regulator: MDSMAWDTEGTKRRLLEAAVQEFAERGPDGARVAAIAARAGINKERIYQYFGDKQGLFEAVLTDQLEQLAAASPLSADKAGDLAEYAGHVFDYHRTHPQFLRLLHWEGLQTQGGELPAESARASHYAEKVASLAAAQRAGALPDDVPAGYLLYAVAALAAWWFSVPQVVRMLLGADADKPDAMRAGLVTMVRRLELRD, encoded by the coding sequence ATGGACTCCATGGCGTGGGATACCGAGGGAACCAAGCGGCGGCTGCTGGAGGCCGCGGTGCAGGAGTTCGCCGAGCGCGGGCCGGACGGGGCTCGGGTTGCGGCCATCGCGGCCCGCGCGGGAATCAATAAAGAGCGCATCTACCAGTACTTCGGCGATAAACAGGGACTGTTCGAGGCCGTGCTGACCGACCAGTTGGAACAGCTCGCCGCCGCCAGCCCACTCTCCGCGGACAAGGCGGGGGACCTCGCCGAGTACGCGGGGCACGTCTTCGACTACCACCGCACCCACCCGCAATTCCTGCGGCTGCTGCACTGGGAAGGACTGCAGACGCAGGGCGGTGAGCTACCCGCCGAATCCGCTCGCGCCTCCCACTACGCCGAGAAGGTCGCCTCCCTCGCGGCCGCCCAACGTGCGGGCGCACTTCCCGATGACGTACCGGCGGGCTATCTGCTCTACGCGGTGGCAGCTCTCGCGGCCTGGTGGTTCTCCGTACCCCAGGTGGTCCGAATGCTGCTGGGAGCCGACGCCGACAAACCGGATGCCATGCGAGCAGGTCTGGTCACGATGGTCCGGAGGCTTGAACTACGCGATTAG
- a CDS encoding SDR family NAD(P)-dependent oxidoreductase, which yields MPGVTDRVVIVTGAGGGLGRDYARLLAREGARVVVNDFGADSDGTGSGSAVADAVVAEIRATGAAAVANYDSVATEAGAAALIRTALDEFGAIHGIVNNAGILRDTSFANLTGEDWEAVLRVHLFGAYNVTHAAWGYFREQGHGRIVMATSTSGLFGNFGQANYGAATLGLIGLLNTLAIEGGKYDITVNAVAPIVATRLTAEIAPADLLQRLPPAHTAPVVGHLLSRECEDTGVVVIVGDGSVQRVQLFANKPVLFPDVPSIAEVRENWSRITDMADAQPGLNPAG from the coding sequence ATGCCCGGTGTTACCGATCGAGTCGTCATTGTCACCGGAGCCGGCGGTGGTCTGGGTCGCGACTATGCACGGCTACTGGCCCGGGAGGGCGCACGGGTCGTCGTCAATGATTTCGGGGCCGATAGCGACGGTACCGGATCCGGCAGTGCCGTGGCGGATGCCGTGGTCGCCGAGATCCGCGCGACCGGTGCGGCAGCGGTCGCCAACTACGACAGCGTCGCCACCGAAGCGGGCGCGGCCGCCCTCATCCGCACCGCGCTGGACGAATTCGGCGCGATACACGGCATCGTCAATAACGCGGGCATCCTGCGGGACACCAGCTTCGCCAATTTGACCGGCGAGGACTGGGAGGCCGTGCTGCGGGTGCACCTGTTCGGCGCGTACAACGTCACGCACGCGGCGTGGGGGTACTTCCGCGAACAGGGCCACGGCCGCATCGTCATGGCGACCTCGACCTCCGGTCTCTTCGGCAATTTCGGCCAAGCCAATTACGGCGCAGCCACACTGGGGCTCATCGGCCTGCTCAATACCCTCGCCATCGAGGGCGGCAAGTACGACATCACCGTCAATGCCGTGGCCCCGATCGTCGCCACGCGCCTGACGGCCGAGATCGCGCCCGCCGATCTGCTGCAACGACTTCCACCCGCGCATACGGCTCCGGTGGTCGGACATCTGCTGAGCCGTGAGTGCGAGGACACCGGTGTCGTAGTGATTGTCGGCGACGGTTCTGTACAACGTGTACAGCTGTTCGCCAATAAGCCGGTGTTGTTCCCGGACGTCCCGAGTATTGCCGAGGTACGGGAGAATTGGAGTCGCATCACCGATATGGCCGACGCTCAACCAGGGCTGAACCCCGCCGGCTGA
- a CDS encoding phytoene desaturase family protein: MSENHWDALVVGAGAGGLCAAARLSHHGYRTLVVERLDRVGGRASTEVIDGFKINTGAIVVELGGSTEQTFTDVGAKFEVRPANPSILYRIGGRTVDVTSGGWGLLLSQLIRQGAPLLNGIMEREDGGPYGMPDRELSTADWVRRHTKNVAVQGVFRAMCGAGFAVSSDELPARVFLTHFAELTFGNFGFCPDGTIGLWRALADVVERNGGEVRLDTEVSRLHVENGRITGARLLRGGETVDLTCDFAVSDIGPSATLDLVGPEHFSPGYIGTVLQGDLPSAMISVNFASRERLIDAPGLLSFVNTRRLCYVADFTATCPEMAPDGWHLYVGTGVPKPSVGDFDTDSETALVLQDLGREIDGFDRARILSIAVTRDDWPPQRTVSGYDLPHDTPIPNLWNVGDAVKEYAHGGTTACAETAKIVVDKILSATSRLSPAADPP; encoded by the coding sequence ATGAGCGAGAACCATTGGGACGCACTGGTTGTCGGAGCCGGGGCAGGTGGCCTCTGTGCCGCCGCCCGGTTATCGCACCACGGCTACCGCACACTGGTGGTCGAACGTCTGGACCGGGTCGGTGGCCGCGCCTCCACCGAGGTAATCGACGGATTCAAGATCAATACCGGTGCCATCGTCGTCGAACTCGGCGGCAGCACCGAACAGACGTTCACCGATGTGGGCGCGAAATTCGAAGTGCGACCGGCCAATCCGTCGATCCTGTATCGAATAGGCGGCCGCACGGTGGATGTCACCAGCGGCGGCTGGGGTCTGCTGCTGTCCCAGCTCATCCGGCAGGGCGCGCCCCTGCTGAACGGCATCATGGAGCGCGAGGACGGTGGCCCGTACGGCATGCCCGATCGCGAGCTCTCCACCGCCGACTGGGTGCGGCGGCATACGAAAAACGTTGCGGTGCAGGGCGTCTTCCGAGCCATGTGCGGTGCGGGCTTCGCCGTCAGCTCCGATGAACTGCCCGCGCGGGTATTCCTCACCCACTTCGCCGAACTGACCTTCGGAAACTTCGGCTTCTGTCCCGACGGCACCATCGGCCTGTGGCGCGCACTCGCCGACGTGGTGGAACGCAATGGGGGAGAGGTCCGGCTCGATACCGAGGTCTCCCGGCTGCACGTCGAAAACGGCCGCATCACCGGTGCGCGTCTGCTGCGCGGCGGCGAAACAGTAGATCTCACTTGTGATTTCGCGGTCAGTGATATCGGCCCCTCGGCCACCCTGGATCTGGTCGGGCCGGAACACTTCTCGCCCGGCTATATCGGCACGGTGCTGCAGGGCGACCTGCCCAGTGCCATGATCTCGGTGAACTTCGCCAGCCGGGAGCGTCTCATCGACGCACCGGGGCTACTGAGCTTCGTGAACACCCGACGGCTGTGCTACGTAGCGGATTTCACCGCCACCTGCCCGGAAATGGCGCCCGACGGCTGGCATCTCTACGTGGGCACCGGCGTGCCGAAACCCTCGGTCGGCGATTTCGACACCGACTCCGAAACCGCGCTGGTGCTACAGGATCTCGGCCGCGAGATCGACGGCTTCGATCGGGCGCGCATCCTGTCCATCGCCGTCACCCGTGACGATTGGCCCCCGCAGCGGACCGTCTCCGGCTACGACCTGCCACACGACACCCCGATCCCGAACCTCTGGAATGTCGGTGACGCCGTGAAGGAGTACGCGCACGGCGGCACCACCGCCTGTGCGGAAACCGCGAAAATCGTGGTGGACAAGATTCTCAGCGCAACTTCGCGGCTGTCCCCGGCAGCCGATCCACCATAG